One window of the Niallia circulans genome contains the following:
- a CDS encoding DUF4190 domain-containing protein, translated as MNNQTNTNSIISVTLGILSVLIPFIGLILGIISIIFSRKAVNEINKTDENGRGFATAGLIWGIVGIILQLLVLLGIIAFLSLATFG; from the coding sequence ATGAACAATCAGACAAACACTAATTCAATCATATCGGTAACATTGGGTATTTTATCGGTATTAATTCCCTTCATTGGTCTTATTTTAGGAATTATCAGCATTATTTTTTCAAGAAAAGCAGTAAATGAAATCAATAAAACGGACGAAAATGGGAGAGGTTTTGCGACAGCAGGTTTAATATGGGGCATAGTTGGAATAATCCTCCAACTATTAGTACTGTTAGGGATTATTGCGTTTTTATCACTAGCTACTTTTGGATAA
- a CDS encoding YuzL family protein produces MTNRKADPSTIGLGSNQPEGQGTTSKETGKTKEDSSRKKQKRS; encoded by the coding sequence ATGACAAACAGAAAAGCTGATCCATCGACAATTGGTTTAGGTTCTAACCAGCCAGAAGGTCAAGGAACAACTTCAAAGGAAACAGGAAAAACAAAGGAAGATTCTTCTAGAAAGAAACAAAAACGTTCTTAA
- a CDS encoding DUF5412 domain-containing protein has product MNTYLSKRNKGFLFIISVILFIGIIGYGVYWAFYDMNRLPKGEYITEETSPDGAYTLKAYRTNGGATTSYAIRGELVFNKKGKKKNVYWNEGEETAKIVWSDKHTVVVNGHSLHVPTDKFDYRNQ; this is encoded by the coding sequence TTGAATACTTATCTAAGCAAAAGAAATAAAGGCTTTCTGTTTATTATCAGTGTTATTCTTTTTATTGGGATTATTGGCTATGGAGTATACTGGGCTTTTTATGATATGAATCGATTGCCAAAAGGAGAATATATTACAGAAGAAACTTCACCAGACGGGGCCTATACCTTAAAAGCTTATCGGACAAATGGTGGTGCAACTACTTCATATGCAATCCGCGGGGAACTTGTCTTTAATAAAAAGGGTAAGAAAAAGAACGTTTATTGGAATGAAGGGGAAGAAACAGCAAAAATTGTATGGAGCGATAAACATACAGTAGTAGTGAATGGGCATTCTCTTCATGTTCCAACAGATAAATTTGATTATCGAAATCAGTAA
- a CDS encoding MarR family winged helix-turn-helix transcriptional regulator → MDNKEVSKYEEDLSLKVFVVLSRALQSIKKRVEEDIKCLGLNPTEFSVLELIYSKGDQPIQKIGEKVLIASSSITYVVDKLENKKLIRRKPCPKDRRITYVVITEEGTELMDKVFPKHRAAMNEICGGLDNKEKEILIEQLKKLGLHAQEM, encoded by the coding sequence ATGGATAATAAGGAAGTAAGTAAATATGAAGAAGATTTATCATTAAAGGTATTCGTTGTGTTGTCGAGAGCATTGCAATCGATAAAGAAACGTGTAGAAGAAGATATAAAATGTCTCGGTTTAAACCCTACAGAATTTTCTGTGCTGGAATTGATTTATAGCAAAGGGGATCAGCCAATTCAAAAGATTGGTGAAAAAGTTTTGATTGCAAGCAGCAGCATTACCTATGTAGTAGATAAATTAGAGAATAAAAAATTAATCAGAAGAAAACCTTGTCCAAAAGACCGCCGCATAACCTATGTGGTGATAACAGAAGAGGGAACCGAGCTTATGGACAAAGTCTTTCCAAAGCATAGAGCAGCCATGAACGAGATATGTGGCGGGTTAGACAATAAAGAAAAAGAAATACTGATTGAACAGCTCAAAAAATTAGGGCTTCATGCACAAGAGATGTGA
- a CDS encoding ring-cleaving dioxygenase, with protein MTKSTSGIHHITAIVGHPQENVDFYAGVLGLRLVKQTVNFDDPGTYHLYFGDEGGNPGTIITFFPWTGARKGVIGDGQVGVTSYVVPIGALSFWEKRLAKFNISFTKTERFGEEYLAFSDPHGLLLEIVERAEGKNNSWQFGEVTPENAIKGFGGATLLSKQPAQTAELLEKVMGFKKVGEEGEYVRFRSFSDIGNVIDLKLTTGRSGEMGVGTVHHIAFRAVDDLDQLDWQKHVSQNGYHVTAVKDRNYFNAIYFREHGEILFEIATDPPGFAIDESKETLGETLMLPSQYEQYREQLNSRLIPIDVRNLD; from the coding sequence ATGACGAAGAGCACAAGTGGAATTCACCATATTACGGCAATCGTAGGCCACCCGCAAGAGAATGTTGACTTTTATGCAGGTGTATTGGGATTGCGTTTAGTGAAACAGACGGTCAATTTTGATGATCCAGGGACATATCATTTATATTTTGGAGATGAAGGCGGCAATCCAGGCACGATTATTACTTTCTTTCCATGGACAGGAGCGCGTAAAGGAGTGATTGGAGACGGGCAAGTCGGTGTAACGTCTTATGTTGTGCCTATAGGAGCTCTTTCATTTTGGGAAAAAAGGTTAGCAAAATTTAATATTTCTTTCACAAAAACAGAGCGTTTTGGAGAGGAATACTTAGCTTTTTCTGATCCCCATGGCTTACTGCTAGAAATAGTAGAAAGAGCAGAAGGGAAAAATAATAGCTGGCAGTTTGGTGAAGTGACACCTGAAAATGCTATTAAAGGATTTGGCGGTGCAACGCTTTTATCGAAACAACCTGCACAAACAGCAGAACTTTTAGAAAAAGTGATGGGATTTAAAAAAGTTGGCGAAGAAGGAGAATATGTACGTTTCCGTTCCTTTAGCGATATTGGAAATGTCATCGATTTAAAATTAACTACAGGCAGAAGTGGGGAAATGGGTGTTGGAACTGTTCATCATATTGCTTTTAGAGCAGTGGATGATCTTGACCAATTAGACTGGCAGAAACACGTCTCGCAAAATGGATACCATGTAACAGCTGTTAAGGATCGAAATTATTTTAATGCCATTTATTTTAGAGAGCATGGTGAAATACTCTTTGAAATTGCGACAGATCCGCCAGGATTTGCAATTGATGAATCTAAAGAAACACTAGGAGAGACATTAATGCTGCCAAGTCAATATGAACAATATAGAGAACAGCTTAATAGCAGATTAATACCAATTGATGTTAGAAATCTCGACTAA
- a CDS encoding flavin reductase family protein — translation MHSIDPKTISERENYKFLIGSIIPRPIAFVTSLSEEGVLNGAPFSYFNIVSSNPPMISLSIQRSNGKPKDTARNILNKKEFVIHIVDEQNVDKINQTAASLASSESEIELAGLTPIDSSAISVPGIKEAKIRMECVLEHSLELGGTEALPGCDFLIGRVVHYHIDPTLYENGRIDPRGLAAVSRLAGNDYAKIGDMFTKVRPQ, via the coding sequence ATGCATTCCATTGATCCGAAAACCATTTCAGAAAGAGAGAATTATAAATTTCTAATTGGAAGCATAATTCCTAGACCTATTGCCTTTGTTACTAGCTTGTCGGAAGAGGGTGTCTTAAATGGGGCTCCTTTCAGCTACTTTAATATTGTATCATCTAATCCGCCAATGATATCGTTATCCATTCAGCGTTCCAATGGGAAACCAAAAGATACGGCAAGGAACATTTTAAACAAAAAGGAATTTGTCATTCATATTGTAGATGAACAAAATGTTGATAAAATTAATCAAACGGCAGCAAGTCTTGCATCAAGTGAAAGTGAGATTGAATTAGCAGGATTAACACCGATAGATAGCAGCGCCATCTCTGTACCGGGTATAAAGGAAGCTAAGATTCGTATGGAATGTGTATTGGAACATTCATTAGAGTTGGGAGGTACCGAGGCACTTCCTGGATGTGATTTTCTAATTGGAAGAGTGGTTCATTATCACATTGATCCTACCCTGTATGAAAATGGCAGAATTGATCCAAGAGGGTTAGCAGCTGTCAGCAGATTAGCAGGAAATGACTATGCAAAAATTGGTGACATGTTTACAAAAGTAAGACCACAATAG
- a CDS encoding ring-cleaving dioxygenase: MQKTAGIHHISAMVNDAQRNIDFYAGVLGLRLVKKTINFDRPEVYHLYFGNETGEPGTIITFFPWEKQLKGRIGQGQVGVTSYVIPHGSSAFWKNRLLSYGVEVENASRFKERYSQFVDPDGLQIELVERNEGPLSNWQLGSIHPDVAIKGFGGATLLSAQPNKTAEVLEHILGLKCVGEDAGYLRFIADAQIGNVIDIKLTPSVRGLMGAGTVHHIAWRAKDETELQQWRTLLQEKGYYPTEVKDRNYFKALYFHEEGGILFELATDGPGFTVDQPVEQLGEKLMLPDWLEEKRDELTAALPKVEIRILEEEKG, encoded by the coding sequence ATGCAAAAAACAGCAGGAATTCATCATATTTCAGCAATGGTAAATGATGCACAAAGAAATATTGATTTTTATGCAGGTGTCCTTGGTCTACGATTGGTAAAAAAGACAATTAATTTTGATCGCCCAGAAGTGTATCATCTCTATTTTGGGAATGAAACAGGGGAACCAGGAACAATTATTACTTTCTTTCCATGGGAAAAACAGCTGAAAGGTAGAATTGGCCAAGGGCAAGTTGGTGTAACGAGCTATGTTATTCCACATGGTAGCAGTGCATTTTGGAAAAATCGTCTTCTTTCCTATGGTGTAGAAGTGGAAAATGCTTCGAGATTTAAAGAAAGATATTCGCAATTTGTCGATCCAGATGGTCTGCAAATCGAATTAGTGGAACGAAACGAAGGACCATTAAGTAATTGGCAGCTAGGTTCAATCCATCCTGATGTTGCTATTAAAGGTTTTGGCGGAGCAACATTACTTTCGGCACAACCGAACAAAACAGCAGAGGTATTAGAACATATATTGGGTCTTAAATGTGTAGGAGAAGATGCAGGGTATTTGCGTTTCATCGCCGATGCACAGATAGGAAATGTGATAGATATCAAATTGACCCCGTCTGTTCGTGGGCTCATGGGAGCAGGAACTGTCCACCATATTGCTTGGCGGGCAAAAGATGAGACAGAGCTTCAGCAATGGAGAACGCTGCTACAAGAAAAAGGGTATTATCCAACGGAAGTGAAAGATCGAAACTATTTTAAAGCCTTATATTTTCATGAAGAAGGCGGCATTCTTTTTGAGCTAGCTACTGATGGACCTGGATTTACGGTGGATCAGCCAGTAGAACAATTGGGAGAGAAGCTAATGCTCCCTGATTGGTTAGAAGAAAAGCGTGATGAGTTAACAGCTGCTTTGCCTAAAGTAGAGATTAGAATCTTAGAGGAGGAGAAGGGATGA
- a CDS encoding alpha/beta hydrolase has product MKHIFNKGKDPKKPTLLMLHGTGGTELDLLPLAGMIDDEASVLSVRGNILENGMPRFFKRLAEGVFDEEDLIFRTKELNEFLDEAAQKYEFDRENIVAIGYSNGANIAASLLFHYQDALKAAILHHPMVPRRGITLPDLTGKGVFITAGTNDPICSKEESNELQSMLVNANANVEMHWENRGHQLTAEEVEAAAKWYSALTNS; this is encoded by the coding sequence ATGAAACATATTTTCAATAAGGGAAAAGATCCGAAGAAGCCCACGTTATTGATGTTACACGGAACAGGCGGAACAGAGTTAGATTTATTGCCACTAGCAGGGATGATCGATGATGAAGCTTCTGTGTTAAGTGTCCGCGGGAATATTTTAGAAAACGGCATGCCGCGTTTCTTTAAGCGTTTAGCAGAAGGTGTATTTGATGAAGAAGATTTAATTTTTCGTACAAAGGAATTAAATGAATTTCTGGATGAAGCAGCCCAAAAATATGAATTTGATAGAGAAAATATCGTAGCAATTGGCTATTCTAATGGTGCCAATATTGCTGCAAGCTTATTATTCCACTATCAGGATGCATTAAAAGCAGCTATTCTACATCATCCAATGGTACCGAGAAGAGGAATTACGCTCCCTGATTTAACCGGAAAAGGAGTATTTATTACTGCAGGAACCAATGATCCGATTTGTTCAAAAGAAGAATCAAATGAACTACAATCAATGCTTGTTAATGCTAATGCGAATGTCGAAATGCATTGGGAAAACAGAGGCCATCAGCTAACAGCTGAGGAAGTAGAAGCAGCTGCTAAATGGTATTCAGCTTTAACAAATAGTTAA
- the wrbA gene encoding NAD(P)H:quinone oxidoreductase — MANVKVAVIFYSMGGTNYQLAQWAAEGAKEAGAEVKVVKVQELAPQSVIDSNEAWKATVDATKDVPVASSEDIEWADAIIFSVPTRFGTMPSQMKQFIDLQGGLWANGKTVNKVVSAMTSAQNPHGGQEATLLSLYTSMMHWGAIIATPGYTDPVLFGAGGNPYGTSVTVGQDGKMIEDVQGAVKHQAKRTVTVAEWVKKGNQ, encoded by the coding sequence ATGGCAAATGTTAAAGTAGCAGTAATTTTTTATAGTATGGGTGGAACAAACTATCAATTAGCACAGTGGGCAGCAGAAGGAGCAAAAGAAGCTGGCGCAGAAGTGAAAGTAGTAAAAGTACAAGAATTAGCGCCACAATCTGTTATTGACAGCAATGAAGCTTGGAAAGCAACAGTGGATGCAACAAAAGATGTACCAGTTGCATCATCGGAAGATATTGAATGGGCAGATGCGATTATTTTCAGTGTTCCAACACGTTTTGGTACAATGCCTTCTCAAATGAAGCAATTCATTGATTTACAAGGCGGTCTATGGGCAAACGGAAAAACAGTTAACAAAGTAGTAAGTGCTATGACTTCAGCACAAAATCCACATGGTGGACAAGAAGCAACATTATTATCTTTATACACTTCTATGATGCATTGGGGCGCTATTATTGCTACACCAGGATACACAGATCCAGTTCTATTCGGAGCAGGTGGAAACCCTTATGGTACAAGTGTAACAGTTGGACAAGATGGAAAAATGATCGAAGACGTTCAAGGTGCAGTTAAACATCAAGCGAAACGTACTGTTACCGTTGCAGAGTGGGTTAAAAAAGGAAATCAATAA
- a CDS encoding DMT family transporter — MAAFLLYNYGLKKLSASASVSLMNLVPVLGIVFFIFLLEETVTLTQIIGGASVIISVILSSIQKRNYLMPCHRKPLWNSSIQKNQKLSTPGFPMFTNY, encoded by the coding sequence GTGGCTGCCTTTCTTTTATATAATTATGGATTAAAAAAGCTGTCTGCAAGTGCTTCCGTTTCCTTAATGAATCTTGTTCCTGTACTTGGGATAGTCTTTTTCATTTTTCTTCTAGAGGAAACCGTTACATTGACCCAAATCATTGGCGGAGCAAGTGTCATTATCAGTGTTATTTTAAGCTCCATTCAAAAAAGGAATTACCTCATGCCCTGCCACCGGAAGCCTCTTTGGAATAGCAGCATACAAAAAAACCAGAAGCTATCTACTCCTGGTTTTCCTATGTTTACAAATTATTGA